One genomic window of Pagrus major chromosome 22, Pma_NU_1.0 includes the following:
- the cenpw gene encoding centromere protein W, which yields MLNKAPKLKHTVKTKMKSNVNVGPASEAMIELLTLLFLNSLAEEAKATAFEEKSATIRAQHLKAVSKKVLKKARG from the exons ATGCTGAACAAGGCACccaaattaaaacacacagtaaagacaaaaatgaagaGCAACGTAAACGTGGGGCCGGCGTCAGAAGCGATG ATTGAGCTCCTGACGCTGCTGTTTCTGAACAGTCTGGCCGAAGAGGCGAAGGCCACAGCGTTTGAAGAAAAATCAGCAACTATAAGAGCTCAACATCTCAAAGCAGTGTCCAAG AAAGTGCTGAAAAAAGCGAGAGGATGA
- the hddc2 gene encoding 5'-deoxynucleotidase HDDC2 produces the protein MAATMEAAAGMSKMLQFMKLIGQLKRVPRTGWVYRNVKKPESVSDHMYRMAMMSLTITDPTVDKDRCIKLALVHDMAECIVGDIAPSDNVSKAEKHRREEEAMTHLAGLLPEGLKQEIYGLWEEYETQSSPEARLVKQFDLLEMILQAHEYEELEGTPGRLQEFFDSTNGRFHHPDVLQLIGSLNEERGRHMTKTDETKSSGNSQTADTESSHNSS, from the exons ATGGCGGCCACCATGGAGGCTGCAGCCGGCATGAGCAAAATGCTGCAATTTATGAAACTTATCGGACAGCTCAAA AGGGTCCCGCGGACCGGCTGGGTTTACAGGAACGTGAAGAAACCTGAGAGCGTGTCAGACCACATGTACCGCATGGCCATGATGTCTCTGACCATCACTGACCCCACAGTGGACAAGGACAG ATGTATAAAGCTGGCTCTGGTTCATGACATGGCAGAGTGCATTGTGGGAGACATCGCTCCATCAGACAACGTCAGtaaagcagagaaacacaggagagaagag GAAGCCATGACACATCTGGCAGGTCTCCTGCCGGAGGGACTCAAACAGGAGATTTACGGCCTGTGGGAG GAATACGAGACCCAGAGCAGTCCGGAGGCCAGGCTGGTGAAACAGTTCGACCTCCTGGAGATGATCCTGCAGGCTCATGAGTACGAGGAGCTGGAGGGAACGCCGGGACGACTGCAGGAGTTCTTTGACTCCACCAACG GTCGTTTCCACCACCCTGACGTGCTCCAGCTCATCGGCTCTTTGAATGAAGAGAGAGGACGTCACATGACAAAAACAGACGAAACAAAGAGCTCTGGGAACTCACAGACGGCTGACACAGAGTCTTCACACAACTCGTCCTGA